The Cryptococcus depauperatus CBS 7841 chromosome 7, complete sequence genome window below encodes:
- a CDS encoding GTP-binding protein YchF — MPPKKKVAEEKKIRLGRPGNNLKIGIVGLPNVGKSSFFNTLSQTDLGKAANFPYATIDPEEARIPVPDERFNWLSSVYKPAKEIPAFLTCIDIAGLTAGASTGAGLGNAFLSHVRAVDGIFQVVRAFDDAEVIHVEGDVDPLRDMQIISTELRLKDIEWVEKELDKLKKGSKNLGTVSLADKAKKEEMATVEKVLHTLVEENKDVRKGTWSSKEVEVINGLNLLTAKPITYLVNLSERDFVRKKNKWLAKIKGWIDENNPGDQLIPFSVALEERLVSMSEEEKADEGETLGLGKKNPSALGKITTSGYASLDLIRYFTCGPDEVRAWTVRKGIKAPQAAGVIHSDFENKFVCGEIMSYEDLKEYGTEAAVKAAGKLRQQGKPYEIVDGDICYWKAGA; from the exons atgcctcccaagaagaaggtcgctgaagagaaaaagattagaCTTGGTCGACCTGGTAACAACTTGAAG ATTGGTATCGTTGGTTTGCCCAACGTCGGGAAATCATCGTTCTTTAATACCCTTTCCCAGACAGATTTGGGTAAAGCTGCCAACTTTCCTTACGCTACCAT TGACCCGGAAGAAGCTCGTATCCCAGTTCCGGATGAACGATTCAACTGGCTCAGTTCCGTCTACAAGCCTGCCAAGGAAATCCCTGCTTTCCTTACTTGCATTGATATCGCTGGTCTCACTGCCGGTGCTTCCACTGGTGCTGGTCTCGGTAACGCTTTCTTGTCCCATGTTCGCGCTGTCGATGGTATTTTCCAAGTTGTTCGAGCATTTGACGATGCCGAGGTTATTCATGTCGAGGGAGATGTTGATCCTTTGCGTGACATGCAAATTATTAGCACCGAGTTGAGGCTGAAGGATATTGAATGGGTTGAGAAGGAACTAGATAAACTCAAAAAGGGTAGCAAAAACTTGGGCACTGTCAGCCTGGCTGACAAggccaaaaaagaagagatg GCAACTGTTGAGAAGGTTTTGCATACTTTGGTGGAGGAAAACAAGGATGTCCGTAAGGGTACTTGGTCCAGCAAGGAA GTCGAAGTCATCAATGgtctcaatcttttgacaGCCAAGCCGATTACCTACCTCGTCAATCTTTCCGAACGTGATTTTGTCcgaaagaagaacaagtGGCTCGCTAAGATTAAGGGttggattgatgaaaacaaTCCAGGAGACCAACTCATTCCCTTCTCTGTTGCTCtggaagaaagattggTGTCCATGtctgaggaagagaaggcagATGAGGGTGAAACGCTCGGCTTGGGCAAGAAGAATCCCAGTGCGTTAGGCAAGATTACCACCTCTGGTTATGCCAGCTTGGACTTGATTCGATATTTCACATGTGGTCCTGATGAAGTTCGAGCATGGACCGTCCGAAAGGGCATTAAAGCTCCCCAGGCTGCCGGTGTCATTCA TTCcgactttgaaaacaagttTGTTTGTGGTGAAATTATGTCATATGAGGACTTGAAGGAATATGGCACCGAAGCGGCTGTCAAGGCTGCTGGTAAATTGAGGCAACAAGGAAAGCCTTATGAAATTGTGGATGGTGACATTTGTTACTGGAAGGCTGGGGCTTAG
- a CDS encoding DNA replication complex GINS protein PSF2 produces the protein MALPKALSPSLTPNELTFIAEQYHINIIPLFSMTRVRLISGIYGPFQPPSAARVPLWMALSLKRKRKCRIVPPDWLTVEKLQDLFKSEKENGEGFERLPRRFMEISKVLLDTAPDDVSQTTLLRSLLKDIREVRQAKIRMGLQSEDVLQSDYLQVTNLTPFELSELKPFLTRAMCVMQSFKPQEEEEEEG, from the exons atggCTCTTCCCAAGGCATTATCTCCAAGCTTAACTCCAAATGAGCTTACTTTTATCGCAGAACAGTACCacatcaacatcattcCGCTTTTCTCCATGACAAGAGTCAGACTCATCAGC GGTATCTATGGACCATTCCAACCACCTTCTGCAGCGAGAGTACCTCTATGGATGGCCTTATCGttaaagaggaaaaggaaatgtAGAATTGTACCCCCAGATTGGCTCACTGTCG AAAAACTGCAAGATCTTTTCAAGAGCGAGAAAGAGAACGGGGAAGGTTTCGAGAGATTACCGCGCCGGTTTATGGAAATCAGCAAAGTCCTGCTTGACAC AGCACCGGACGATGTATCACAAACCACGTTATTGCGCTCCctcctcaaagatataagaGAGGTACGACAAGCAAAGATCAGAATGGGTTTACAAAGCGAGGATGTGTTGCAGAGTGATTATCTTCAG GTCACAAATCTTACCCCATTCGAATTATCAGAACTCAAGCCATTCTTAACACGAGCCATGTGCGTCATGCAGAGTTTTAAACcgcaagaagaagaggaagaagaaggataa
- a CDS encoding cytidine deaminase, with protein sequence MYEEAHDISAEVLHKLFSTAITYRNKAYAPYSHFRVGASLLGANGQLYGGCNVENASYGAGICAERTAVVKAISEGQNKFLAVAVVSDIPSPSCSPCGICRQFLREFLELQVPIYFISGSYPVDEAPSFLGNLQSDESKEFVAKVTMGEILPHSFGPNHLGMTQR encoded by the exons ATGTATGAAGAAGCACACGACATCTCTGCAGAAGTACTTCACAAGCTCTTCAGCACAGCGATAACAT ATCGAAACAAGGCTTATGCTCCCTATTCACATTTTAG AGTCGGCGCTTCCCTTTTAGGTGCTAATGGCCAGTTATATGGGGGATGTAATGTTGAGAACGCTTCTTACG GAGCCGGTATTTGTGCAGAGAGGACTGCAGTCGTTAAGGCAATT AGTGAAGGGCAAAACAAGTTTCTCGCCGTTGCTGTCGTGTC GGATAtaccttctccttcatGCTCGCCATGTGGTATCTGCCGTCAGTTCCTTCGCGAGTTTCTCGAGCTACAAGTCCCAATATACTTTATCTCTGGGTCGTATCCAGTGGACGAAGCGCCTAGCTTCCTTGGCAATCTCCAAAGCGATGAATCAAAAGAGTTCGTTGCGAAAGTGACAATGGGAGAGATTTTGCCACATTCGTTTGGGCCGAACCACTTGGGAATGACGCAGCGTTAA